The nucleotide sequence TTCACCTGTCTGTTTGACACCATTAAGTAGAAAAGCggacggaatggcttggagagcaaagaagttcagaacggtGGCATATATGTGCGGCCAACTTTTTAAATGGCCTATGTGTAatttcaaacttttttaatggcacacatatAAAAGCCAGTGTTTTTGGTGCGGAGAACGGAGGGGCACTGTAGATAGAACAACAATGCAGTAATAAATAAAGTCACCACGTCTAAAGGTCTTTGTAGAATAGATATAGAAGTGGACTGATGTTTGGAGTCGGGTGGGCCTGAAACTCCAAGAAGCAGAATCGGTCCGGGCCAGGGACAAAGATCCCAGCCCAGCCCAACCAAAGCATACCTGAGTTGTAGGCGGAGGGAGCAGAGAAACCCACAAACCAAAGCAAaccctcgccgcgccgccgccttcCCTCGTCCCCTCGAGGCCTCgacgactccgactccgacgacaggGTAAGGGCTTCCTCCAGCCGCGTGCGAGCCCGACCATCCAGTTAGAGGATGAGCCGCAGCCTCGGGATCCCGGTGAAGCTGCTGCACGAGGCGGCGGGCCACGTCGTCACGGTCGAGCTCAAGACCGGCGAGGTCTACCGCGGCTCCATGGTCGAGTGCGAGGACAACTGGAACTGCCAGCTCGAAAACATCACCTTCACGGCAAAGGTTCGTTTCGTTTCGTTTGGTGTGCCTCGTCTCTCAATAAATCTCTGTGGAATAATGTTCAAGCAATGGATGGATTTCAGGACGGCAAGGTGTCGCAGCTGGAACACGTCTTCATCAGAGGGAGTAGGGTCAGGTTCATGATCATACCCGACATGCTCAAGAACGCCCCAATGTTCAAGCGCCTCGAGGCCAGGATTAGGGTCAGCACTCTTACACCTGCTCCTCCCTCTTTGTTCATACCACCTTTATTTATGATGCCACTGTTGCAATTTCTTCCTCATCTTGGCATATACCACACTAAAGAAGTTTAATTGCTAACCATCGCTCATCTTCCTGCAGGGTAAAGGCTCAGCTGTTGGTGTCGGCCGAGGCCGCACGGTCGCCATGCGTGCTAGGGTAATCACATCTTGCTTTCTCTCCACAAGCATCACTTGTTAACCTGGAAGGATTTGATTCATTCAATAACTCCATAAATTTTGAATCCTGTGAATAAATCTTCAATTGCTGTCTAGATGTAGTTCATGATGCTTGACGCAGTCCAACACATGCAATATTATCCAAATAGCTATAATCACAGAACATCCTAGAGCAGTCCTCCATATCTAGTAATCTAGACATGCCTTTGACAGCATTGCCCAATCCCCATTCTTTTGCAATGCTGCAATTCTCACTCATCACTCTGTTCACGATCATTTGAACCAAGGCAAGCAGCTTGAGATATGTTTTAGCTCGACTAGTGTGGTGTGGATCATGAGCCTCACCTGGCCTATTGCTCCTGCACATTAGAACATCTTTCTCCTGTAGTTGCTCTCATGTTAAATCTAAGGCACGCTGTTTCCATGTTTCATCACTAGTTTCTATTGAATGTCCTTGCTAGTTGCACTATCGCCTTCTCTTCAAGATGGGTAATAGTCTTGattttactttctctcgagcctgtGGATTTATACTAGAAAAGAAAAGAGTATTTTGTGTTTGAAGTCACCCTTTTCTTTTCAACCGTTTGATCTTGAAATCTTTGCTACCCAGAACTAAAATGTGAGAGTACACCATGAAGTTTAGAACAAATGTATTTACACAATCTAGCTTAATTTGCATAAGAAAGCGTGAAGAATATGAACTGTTCTGACTTTGATCACAACTAGTCATGTATCACATTTCCTATGTTTTTGCCTACCAATCAGCAGTCAGAACCcacttacaacaacaacaacaacaacaaagcctttaagtcccaaacaagctggggtaggctagagttgaaacccagcagaagcaatcaaggttcaggcacatgaatagttgtcttccaagcactcctatctaaggctaagtctttgggtatattccatcctttcaagtatccttttattgcctctacccaagtcaacttcggtcttcctctgcctctcttcacgttactatcctggcttaggattccactacgcgtcggtgcctctggaggtcttcgttggacatgtccaaaccatctcaaccggtgttggacaagcttttcttcaattggtgctacccctaatctatcacgtatatcatcgttccgaactcgatcccttcttgtatgaccgcaaatccaactcaacatacgcatttccgcgacacttatctgttgaacatgtcgtcttttcgtaggccaacattttgcaccatacaacatagtaggtctaatcgtcgtcctataaaacttgccttttagcttctgtggtacccttttgtcacataggacaccagatgcttaccgccacttcatccaccctgctttgattctatggctaacatcttcatcaatatccccgtctctctgtagcattgatcctaaatatcgaaatgtatccttcctaggcactacttgaccttccaaactaatatcttcctcctcccgagcagtagtgccgaagtcacatctcatatactcagttttagttctactgagtctaaaacctttggactccaaagtctcccgccataactccagtttctgattcactcctgtccgactttcatcaactagcactacatcgtctgcgAAAAGCATACatcaagggatatccccttgtatgtcccttgtgacctcatccatcactaaggcaaacaaataagggctcaaagctggcccttgatgtagtcctatcctaatcgggaagtcatccgtgtctccatcacttgttcgaactctagtcacaacattgttgtacatgtccagTCCAGAACCCACTTATAAGGGAATTTGAATTTTGAAGCATCCTGGGAGTGTTTGGATGTGAACTTCAAAATGTGCAACCATCTGCATTGAAATCATCTTTGTATTTACACGACTTGCATGAATCTGATATATGCCTGCACACATTCAGATCCTTTTATTTGTGTGTATACTTATTGTGTTATACATATGTTATAACCTTTTGCCTGCCACTTGATGTAGGCTGCTGCTGGTCGTGGCGGTGGTCCTGTTGGACGAGGTGGTGCACCCCCTGTGAGGAGGTAGATCTGTCTAAAGGATCGCGCACGCTTTTATCCGGCAAACCAAGCTTTTGCCCTAGTTGCAAAATCTTTGCTTGGGCATCCATGCTTGTAAGGTAGCTTATCTGCAGTAGTTTGTGTTTACAGAATGGATGCAAGACTTATGTAACTTTGCCCCACAGTGTATTGCTCGAGTGTGGTGTTAGCTTTAAGCACGAGAAGACTAAGTTTCAACGATGCTATGTTGCTATTGAGGGTGTGATTTGGATATATAGATTAGTGACTGCTGCCTGTACTGGTCAGAAAATGTGCTCCTTCTTCACGTTCCCTAGCTTTGCAGTTGAGGTAACCTTAATGATCATGGTGATAGTTGTGAGTACTGGTGCCCTTGGTACTTGTTGCTGCTTTAGGAGTGGCATAATTAGCTTTGCTAGTGATGACCTTTGGGGTACCCAGATCGAGCTCAGGTGTTTTTAGAATGTATAAGAGTGAATAGCAATACATATGCATATCATCATGAATTAGTAAGTACTTCATGTAGGACAAGTCGGTCGATGCCGTGCATGAGAATTGCCCATGATAATCAGGCAGATGTCTTTCGAAGCAAGCATTTAACTGATCAGTGTCTTTCGGAACAGTTACCAATGTGCCTCGCGCGTGCCTCTCCTTGCCTATACCCGTCTCGTCTGCTAAGCTTTGTCATTTGGCCTGGGAGCATTTGCTTCCCAAGCTCACTGCGAGACCAATTTCCTTTTACCTCATCGGAAATTTCAATCAGCTATGCGTATCAAATTATTGATGAATTAACTGAGAACTACATGCACAGATAGTTTGTCTTGGAAACAAATTCCTTGGACTTTCGCAGGAATCCCTGTAGGAAATCCACAGGAATTAGCTCCTCCTCATAGGAAAAATGCAATTGGAAAAAAAAATCCCACATTCCAAAGGGGATCCAAATACAAAGGCAGTTCCACGACTAGGGTTCTGACATGTCACTGCTGCTTCACCAGCTTCGCCCTTCCACAGCAAAAGCAACCACAGCGCGTGAGGAACTTATCCAAGGATTACTGTAGTAGAATGAATGCTACATAGAATGTACTCGGATGTTAAAATCTGAACAACAAAATTACATGTACTGGTATCATCCAACAATCATTCAAAGTAGCAGATTACAGGTAAGGTGCAATAACACCCAGCTGAGTACCCGTATGGTATCATTTAACATTCACTCGTAGTAGATTAGAGGTACCATCCAACAATTATCCAAAGTCACAGATGACAGCTCCATCATCCAGA is from Miscanthus floridulus cultivar M001 chromosome 7, ASM1932011v1, whole genome shotgun sequence and encodes:
- the LOC136466467 gene encoding small nuclear ribonucleoprotein SmD3b-like, coding for MSRSLGIPVKLLHEAAGHVVTVELKTGEVYRGSMVECEDNWNCQLENITFTAKDGKVSQLEHVFIRGSRVRFMIIPDMLKNAPMFKRLEARIRGKGSAVGVGRGRTVAMRARAAAGRGGGPVGRGGAPPVRR